In a genomic window of Thermosynechococcus sp. CL-1:
- a CDS encoding ribonuclease J: MSQSAATAALKIIPLGGLHEIGKNTCVFEFQDEIILLDAGLAFPTDGMHGVNIVLPDMTYLRQNREKIKGMIVTHGHEDHIGGIPFHLKQFDIPVIYGPRLAMALLQGKLEEAGVGDRTELRTVQPREMVRLGKNFLVEYIRNTHSIADSFSVAIHTPIGVIIHTGDFKFDFTPVDGECFDIQRLAEHGEKGVLCLISDSTNSEVPGHTPSERSVFPNLDRAFSQAEGRIIFTTFASSVHRLSMALELAQKYGRVVSVLGRSMLNVIAHARQLGYIHCPDDLFVPLHMMHKYPDHQVMYLTTGSQGEPLSALTRISKGEHNKIKIRPGDTVILSAHPIPGNTIAVVNMIDRLMMQGAKVIYGREQGIHVSGHACQEDQKLMLALTKPKFFLPVHGEHRMLVKHAQTAQSMGIPPENMVIIDNGDVVELTRDSIRVVDKVPAGIELLDRGGIVKAHVLQERQQLAEEGIITVAVAVGTDGSLKATPEVHLRGVVTAIEPQAWQAWVHATVETALSDRWSEYARNGDIDWAGVKAHIERELVRLVRRELQGNASVLLLLQPIEVTPTVTTGIRRRRSTASVVG, encoded by the coding sequence ATGAGTCAATCCGCTGCAACTGCTGCCCTAAAAATTATTCCCCTCGGTGGGCTGCACGAAATTGGCAAGAACACCTGTGTTTTTGAATTCCAAGATGAAATTATTTTGCTGGACGCAGGGTTAGCCTTTCCCACCGATGGCATGCATGGGGTCAATATCGTCTTACCCGATATGACGTACCTGCGGCAAAACCGCGAAAAAATCAAGGGAATGATTGTGACCCACGGCCACGAGGATCACATTGGTGGCATCCCCTTTCATCTCAAGCAGTTTGATATTCCCGTCATCTATGGCCCGCGTCTTGCGATGGCACTGCTCCAAGGGAAGCTGGAAGAGGCAGGGGTTGGCGATCGCACCGAACTGCGCACGGTACAGCCGCGGGAGATGGTGCGTTTGGGCAAAAACTTCCTTGTGGAGTATATCCGCAATACCCATTCCATTGCCGATAGCTTCTCCGTGGCGATTCATACCCCCATTGGCGTGATTATCCACACCGGGGATTTCAAATTTGACTTTACCCCCGTTGATGGCGAGTGCTTTGACATTCAGCGGCTGGCGGAGCATGGGGAGAAGGGGGTTCTCTGTCTCATTAGTGACTCCACCAATTCGGAAGTGCCCGGCCACACCCCCTCGGAGCGATCGGTGTTTCCCAACTTGGATCGTGCCTTTAGCCAAGCAGAGGGGCGGATTATTTTTACCACCTTTGCCTCCTCGGTACATCGCCTCAGTATGGCTTTAGAGCTGGCTCAAAAATATGGCCGCGTGGTTTCGGTCTTGGGGCGATCGATGCTCAATGTCATTGCCCATGCGCGGCAGTTGGGCTACATTCACTGCCCAGACGATCTCTTTGTGCCACTGCACATGATGCACAAGTACCCCGATCATCAGGTGATGTACCTGACCACTGGCTCCCAAGGGGAACCTCTGTCTGCCCTGACGCGGATTTCCAAAGGGGAACACAACAAAATTAAAATTCGCCCCGGCGATACTGTGATTCTCTCAGCTCACCCCATTCCGGGGAACACGATTGCCGTGGTCAACATGATCGATCGCCTGATGATGCAAGGCGCCAAAGTCATCTACGGTCGCGAACAGGGCATTCACGTCTCTGGTCATGCCTGCCAAGAGGATCAAAAGCTGATGCTGGCGTTGACCAAGCCCAAGTTCTTTTTACCCGTACATGGCGAGCACCGCATGCTGGTGAAACACGCCCAAACGGCTCAGAGCATGGGCATTCCCCCTGAGAATATGGTGATTATTGACAACGGCGATGTGGTGGAACTTACCCGTGACTCGATTCGGGTCGTCGATAAGGTGCCTGCTGGCATTGAGTTACTAGATCGCGGTGGCATTGTCAAAGCCCATGTGCTGCAAGAGCGACAACAACTGGCTGAGGAAGGCATTATCACCGTGGCGGTGGCGGTGGGTACTGATGGTAGCCTGAAGGCCACTCCTGAAGTCCACCTGCGGGGCGTGGTCACGGCGATTGAGCCACAGGCTTGGCAGGCTTGGGTACATGCCACGGTCGAAACCGCTTTGAGCGATCGCTGGAGTGAATATGCCCGCAACGGCGATATCGATTGGGCAGGGGTCAAAGCCCACATTGAACGGGAACTGGTGCGACTGGTGCGCCGTGAACTTCAGGGCAATGCCTCAGTCCTATTGCTTCTGCAACCCATCGAAGTCACCCCCACGGTGACCACGGGAATTCGGCGGCGTCGCAGCACGGCTTCTGTGGTTGGCTAG
- the dapA gene encoding 4-hydroxy-tetrahydrodipicolinate synthase: MTDFGRVITAMITPFTADGAIAYDVAAELAQHLVANGSDSIVVCGTTGESPTLTWEEEFQLFQTVQQAVAGKAKVIAGTGSNSTREAIEATAKAAELGLDGALLVVPYYNKPPQEGLYAHFQAIAQAVPDFPLMLYNIPGRTGQNLLPETVIRLADYPNIVAIKEASGSLDQASALRAALPPTFRIYSGDDSLTLPLLAVGGYGVVSVASHLVGPRIQEMIQAFVQGATAKATAIHCQLLPLFKVLFVTTNPIPIKAALRLQGWAVGAPRLPLTSASDAVISQLKPVLDHLGLLKS, from the coding sequence GTGACTGACTTTGGACGTGTGATTACCGCCATGATTACGCCATTTACAGCCGATGGCGCGATCGCCTACGATGTGGCGGCAGAACTGGCACAGCACCTTGTGGCCAATGGCTCCGATAGCATTGTGGTTTGTGGCACCACCGGCGAATCCCCCACCCTCACTTGGGAAGAGGAATTTCAACTCTTTCAAACGGTGCAGCAGGCTGTGGCAGGCAAAGCCAAGGTGATTGCAGGTACGGGTTCCAACTCCACCCGTGAAGCGATTGAAGCCACTGCAAAAGCCGCCGAATTAGGACTTGATGGTGCCCTCTTGGTGGTACCCTATTACAACAAACCCCCTCAAGAGGGTCTTTACGCCCATTTTCAGGCGATCGCCCAGGCGGTGCCGGACTTTCCCCTCATGCTCTACAACATCCCCGGCCGCACAGGGCAGAACCTGCTACCAGAAACAGTGATCCGCCTTGCTGACTACCCAAACATTGTTGCCATCAAAGAAGCCAGCGGCAGCCTTGATCAAGCCAGTGCCCTACGTGCTGCCCTACCGCCGACCTTTCGCATTTACTCCGGCGATGATTCCCTAACGTTGCCATTGCTGGCCGTGGGTGGTTATGGTGTCGTCAGTGTAGCCAGTCACCTTGTTGGCCCTCGCATTCAAGAGATGATCCAAGCCTTTGTCCAAGGAGCGACGGCCAAAGCCACTGCTATTCATTGTCAACTATTGCCCCTGTTCAAGGTTTTATTTGTGACGACGAATCCGATTCCGATTAAAGCTGCTCTTCGCCTGCAAGGTTGGGCGGTGGGTGCTCCCCGACTGCCCCTTACATCTGCGAGTGACGCTGTGATTAGCCAATTGAAGCCCGTTTTAGATCACCTTGGCCTACTGAAGTCTTAA